From the genome of Pelodiscus sinensis isolate JC-2024 chromosome 12, ASM4963464v1, whole genome shotgun sequence, one region includes:
- the SPATA2L gene encoding spermatogenesis-associated protein 2-like protein isoform X2 — MGQGGPSWDFPVALGPCHARALSRSPGSRMGPSAALQLEYRRCVEGDFRRGRAGVCADPALRASLRQRLLEEPELHRALQNDAFATLASSLRGQDDLPQALRGLARAFEVLELAAVNLHLFPWRREFSTVKMFSGVYVHSLQAALADTDIARSFRRMGYVRRDDQHLVVSCPPPAAELVQAACGFFAARVECEILGEILRKLGPCRVSAEDLLQVRRGTRALDDCVEKLQGVAGWPTGRGPGAQGCDESVDLYRDELENPEDLVDPMEARLHSSHWGLSSWEQPRPPIREQSPPLWSKPVGGRYPEDLRGNKGRFWDKWGATESGWEQPYRNGPDPEAASFSFMSWRKELSRGSDSVSPERAGRTSPFDSAVLEPLQAASCLQPCSAGTAVPSAGRVAHSWSETAERPWEPPPGAAGLEGSSGEVPEPPCYQLHSCLSRGALPSYCCATCYLLHARGCEAVQACRGSHHMQELQSETQKRMWLQRTEVDMLLNKGSGARP; from the exons ATGGGGCAGGGTGGCCCATCTTGGGACTTTCCGGTGGCACTGGGGCCCTGCCATGCCCGGGCCCTGAGCCGCTCTCCTGGCTCTAGGATGGGCCCCAGCGCCGCGCTGCAGCTGGAGTACAGGAGGTGTGTGGAAGGGGATTTCCGCAGGGGCCGCGCGGGGGTCTGCGCTGACCCGGCCCTGAGGGCGTCGCTGCGGCAGCGCCTGCTGGAGGAGCCGGAGCTGCACCGCGCGCTGCAGAACGACGCCTTCGCCACGCTCGCCAGCAGCCTGCGAGGACAGGACGACCTGCCCCAGGCGCTCCGGGGGCTGGCCCGGGCCTTTGAGGTGCTTGAGCTGGCCGCTGTCAATCTGCACCTCTTCCCTTGGCGGAGGGAGTTCAGCACCGTCAAG ATGTTCTCCGGGGTGTACGTGCACTCCCTGCAGGCGGCGCTGGCGGACACGGACATCGCCAGGAGCTTCCGCAGGATGGGCTACGTTCGGCGAGACGACCAGCATCTCGTGGTGTcctgccctcccccggctgctGAGCTTGTCCAAGCTGCTTGTGGCTTCTTTGCAGCGAGGGTGGAGTGCGAGATCCTGGGGGAGATCCTTCGGAAGCTGGGGCCGTGCCGAGTGTCTGCTGAAGACCTGCTCCAGGTGCGGAGGGGCACCAGGGCCCTGGATGACTGTGTGGAGAAGCTGCAGGGTGTTGCCGGATGGCCGACAGGCAGGGgccctggggcccagggctgtgaTGAAAGCGTTGATCTCTACAGGGATGAGCTGGAAAACCCAGAGGATTTGGTCGACCCCATGGAAGCCAGGCTGCACTCTTCCCATTGGGGTTTGTCCtcctgggagcagcccaggcctccCATCCGGGAACAAAGCCCCCCTCTGTGGAGCAAGCCTGTTGGAGGACGTTATCCTGAGGATCTCCGGGGAAACAAGGGAAGGTTCTGGGACAAGTGGGGGGCTACTGAATCTGGCTGGGAGCAGCCTTATAGAAACGGGCCCGACCCAGAGGCTGCCTCTTTCTCTTTCATGTCCTGGAGAAAGGAGCTTAGCAGGGGAAGTGACTCGGTCTCTCCTGAGCGTGCCGGGCGCACGAGCCCTTTTGACAGTGCGGTGCTGGAGCCACTGCAGGCAGcaagctgcctccagccctgctctgctggcACAGCTGTGCCCTCAGCGGGCAGAGTGGCCCACAGCTGGTCCGAGACTGCAGAGAGACCCTGGGAGCCGCCACCTGGTGCCGCAGGGCTAgagggcagcagtggggaagTGCCGGAGCCACCGTGCTACCAGCTGCATTCGTGCCTGAGCCGAGGTGCCCTCCCCTCGTACTGCTGTGCCACGTGCTATCTGCTCCACGCCCGGGGCTGCGAGGCCGTGCAGGCCTGCCGGGGCAGCCACCAcatgcaggagctgcagagcgAGACCCAGAAGCGGATGTGGTTGCAGAGGACTGAGGTGGACATGCTGCTGAACAAAGGCTCTGGCGCTCGTCCCTAG
- the SPATA2L gene encoding spermatogenesis-associated protein 2-like protein isoform X1 → MGPSAALQLEYRRCVEGDFRRGRAGVCADPALRASLRQRLLEEPELHRALQNDAFATLASSLRGQDDLPQALRGLARAFEVLELAAVNLHLFPWRREFSTVKMFSGVYVHSLQAALADTDIARSFRRMGYVRRDDQHLVVSCPPPAAELVQAACGFFAARVECEILGEILRKLGPCRVSAEDLLQVRRGTRALDDCVEKLQGVAGWPTGRGPGAQGCDESVDLYRDELENPEDLVDPMEARLHSSHWGLSSWEQPRPPIREQSPPLWSKPVGGRYPEDLRGNKGRFWDKWGATESGWEQPYRNGPDPEAASFSFMSWRKELSRGSDSVSPERAGRTSPFDSAVLEPLQAASCLQPCSAGTAVPSAGRVAHSWSETAERPWEPPPGAAGLEGSSGEVPEPPCYQLHSCLSRGALPSYCCATCYLLHARGCEAVQACRGSHHMQELQSETQKRMWLQRTEVDMLLNKGSGARP, encoded by the exons ATGGGCCCCAGCGCCGCGCTGCAGCTGGAGTACAGGAGGTGTGTGGAAGGGGATTTCCGCAGGGGCCGCGCGGGGGTCTGCGCTGACCCGGCCCTGAGGGCGTCGCTGCGGCAGCGCCTGCTGGAGGAGCCGGAGCTGCACCGCGCGCTGCAGAACGACGCCTTCGCCACGCTCGCCAGCAGCCTGCGAGGACAGGACGACCTGCCCCAGGCGCTCCGGGGGCTGGCCCGGGCCTTTGAGGTGCTTGAGCTGGCCGCTGTCAATCTGCACCTCTTCCCTTGGCGGAGGGAGTTCAGCACCGTCAAG ATGTTCTCCGGGGTGTACGTGCACTCCCTGCAGGCGGCGCTGGCGGACACGGACATCGCCAGGAGCTTCCGCAGGATGGGCTACGTTCGGCGAGACGACCAGCATCTCGTGGTGTcctgccctcccccggctgctGAGCTTGTCCAAGCTGCTTGTGGCTTCTTTGCAGCGAGGGTGGAGTGCGAGATCCTGGGGGAGATCCTTCGGAAGCTGGGGCCGTGCCGAGTGTCTGCTGAAGACCTGCTCCAGGTGCGGAGGGGCACCAGGGCCCTGGATGACTGTGTGGAGAAGCTGCAGGGTGTTGCCGGATGGCCGACAGGCAGGGgccctggggcccagggctgtgaTGAAAGCGTTGATCTCTACAGGGATGAGCTGGAAAACCCAGAGGATTTGGTCGACCCCATGGAAGCCAGGCTGCACTCTTCCCATTGGGGTTTGTCCtcctgggagcagcccaggcctccCATCCGGGAACAAAGCCCCCCTCTGTGGAGCAAGCCTGTTGGAGGACGTTATCCTGAGGATCTCCGGGGAAACAAGGGAAGGTTCTGGGACAAGTGGGGGGCTACTGAATCTGGCTGGGAGCAGCCTTATAGAAACGGGCCCGACCCAGAGGCTGCCTCTTTCTCTTTCATGTCCTGGAGAAAGGAGCTTAGCAGGGGAAGTGACTCGGTCTCTCCTGAGCGTGCCGGGCGCACGAGCCCTTTTGACAGTGCGGTGCTGGAGCCACTGCAGGCAGcaagctgcctccagccctgctctgctggcACAGCTGTGCCCTCAGCGGGCAGAGTGGCCCACAGCTGGTCCGAGACTGCAGAGAGACCCTGGGAGCCGCCACCTGGTGCCGCAGGGCTAgagggcagcagtggggaagTGCCGGAGCCACCGTGCTACCAGCTGCATTCGTGCCTGAGCCGAGGTGCCCTCCCCTCGTACTGCTGTGCCACGTGCTATCTGCTCCACGCCCGGGGCTGCGAGGCCGTGCAGGCCTGCCGGGGCAGCCACCAcatgcaggagctgcagagcgAGACCCAGAAGCGGATGTGGTTGCAGAGGACTGAGGTGGACATGCTGCTGAACAAAGGCTCTGGCGCTCGTCCCTAG